GAAAACAAAGACATTGATGTTGAAGATAAAATAGAACTATTATATGACATTGAAACACAATTTACATTCACAGGACAAGATAAAATACCAGTAAACGACATAGAAGCAAGATTCATGAAAGGAAAGAAAGGAAACTTCATGATTGCCTACAATATCCAATCTGCAGTCGATTACGACACCAAACTAATCTGTGCAATAAACGTCACACAAAACCCCACAGACCATTACGAACTACCACCAATCGCAGAAAGAGCAATAAAAAACATAAAAACAACCCCCAAATATATAAGTGCAGATACAATATACTTAAACCAAATAAGTTTATCTTATTTGGCAGATAAAAAAATTGACGGATTAATACCAACTAGAAAACAAACAAAAGAAAAAATAGGAAAATTAAATCCAAATAAATACCACAAGGACAATTTCGATTATGATTACGAGTTAGATGCATTTAAATGCCCAGAAGGACAATATTTACACTTTTTCGGACAATACAATGAACCACACAAAGATCCTGAAAAACCCGACAAAATAAAAAGACTTTACAATAACTACGAAGCTTGTAAAAACTGCAAATCACGAAACAAATGCTGTTCA
This region of Methanobrevibacter millerae genomic DNA includes:
- a CDS encoding transposase; its protein translation is MVQRKIDENQTKLGIVTLGSNIPKDHISRFVVGFIKEVYPMLNIEEPKNKKGRESLPIDSMLKLLVYAKIEHVESAKYIADMARYHEVYRFVSDDVQPSERSVQRYRREYGHYFEALVQMTLKKASDLELTNFNHVAIDGTIKKAYNSNNNVISKKETQILLDYFNGLPISPEKLDKLHKPAKKILENKDIDVEDKIELLYDIETQFTFTGQDKIPVNDIEARFMKGKKGNFMIAYNIQSAVDYDTKLICAINVTQNPTDHYELPPIAERAIKNIKTTPKYISADTIYLNQISLSYLADKKIDGLIPTRKQTKEKIGKLNPNKYHKDNFDYDYELDAFKCPEGQYLHFFGQYNEPHKDPEKPDKIKRLYNNYEACKNCKSRNKCCS